The Humulus lupulus chromosome 4, drHumLupu1.1, whole genome shotgun sequence genome has a window encoding:
- the LOC133831440 gene encoding PRA1 family protein B3-like — translation MASQPTLPISQSNPGGGAPAPSQSAIATPALRAFLSRLSNSVRYGFSQRRSWSELLDRSSMSRPDSLSEAYSRIRKNVPYFRVNYAILVGIALALSLLSHPFSLIVLLSLLAAWAFLYLFRPSDQPLVILGRTFSDTETLVGLVLLTVIVVFVSSVGSLLISTLMVGFAIVCAHGAFRVPEDLFLDDQDNPNTGFLSFLGGAAAAAPSLAARV, via the coding sequence ATGGCTTCCCAACCGACACTCCCAATCTCCCAATCCAACCCAGGAGGCGGTGCCCCTGCCCCGTCGCAGTCAGCGATCGCCACGCCCGCTTTACGCGCGTTCCTCTCACGCCTCTCGAACTCTGTCCGCTATGGCTTCTCGCAGCGCCGCTCCTGGTCCGAGCTTCTCGATCGGAGCTCTATGTCGAGACCCGATTCCCTCTCCGAAGCCTACTCCCGGATCCGGAAGAACGTCCCTTATTTCCGCGTGAACTACGCAATCTTAGTCGGCATCGCCCTCGCACTCTCGCTCCTCTCCCATCCCTTCTCCCTCATCGTTCTTCTCTCACTCCTAGCCGCCTGGGCTTTCCTATACCTCTTCCGGCCGTCCGATCAGCCTCTGGTCATTCTCGGCCGTACGTTTTCCGATACGGAAACCCTCGTCGGCTTGGTCTTGTTGACGGTGATCGTCGTCTTCGTCTCCAGCGTCGGATCGCTTCTGATCTCTACTCTGATGGTAGGATTCGCCATTGTGTGCGCTCACGGTGCGTTTAGGGTTCCGGAGGATCTGTTCCTTGACGACCAAGATAATCCAAACACCGGCTTCCTCTCATTCCTCGGTGGTGCCGCAGCCGCCGCTCCGTCCCTCGCCGCACGTGTGTAG